One Maribacter cobaltidurans genomic window carries:
- a CDS encoding GYDIA family GHMP kinase, whose protein sequence is MMEFYSNGKLLLTGEYAILDGARGLALPTKFGQFLTIKKSKTGQINWQSLTDKNTPWFTADIDLKDFKILNTSDIISAQRLVEIFKETKVLNPSFLKDYQGVYIDTKLSFPKDWGLGSSSTLINNIAQWAQVDPYELLKATFGGSGYDIACAQNDTPIVFHKIEDKPEVSKVDFNPIFKDQLFFIYLNKKQNSREAIAIYRQLAIDKGKLITKVNDLTAQLIESKNLDTFEAIVNQHEILLSEVLNTPTIKKQLFPDYPHSVKSLGAWGGDFILATGRQEDMDYFSRKGYATVIPYSKIIL, encoded by the coding sequence ATGATGGAATTCTACAGTAACGGAAAATTGCTGCTCACCGGGGAATATGCCATTCTTGATGGGGCAAGAGGTCTTGCCCTACCCACCAAATTCGGTCAGTTTTTGACGATTAAAAAATCAAAAACAGGGCAAATCAATTGGCAAAGTTTAACCGACAAAAACACACCATGGTTTACTGCCGATATTGACCTAAAGGATTTCAAAATCCTTAATACCTCCGATATCATTTCCGCGCAGCGATTAGTTGAAATTTTCAAGGAAACAAAAGTGCTAAACCCCTCCTTTTTGAAAGATTATCAAGGAGTTTATATTGATACCAAACTGAGCTTCCCAAAAGACTGGGGTCTAGGGTCCTCCTCTACCCTTATCAATAATATAGCGCAGTGGGCCCAAGTTGACCCTTATGAACTATTGAAAGCCACTTTTGGAGGTAGCGGTTATGATATTGCCTGTGCCCAAAATGACACTCCTATCGTGTTTCATAAAATTGAAGACAAACCCGAAGTAAGTAAAGTGGATTTCAATCCCATTTTTAAAGACCAACTTTTCTTTATTTATTTAAACAAGAAACAAAATAGTCGAGAGGCCATAGCAATATATCGCCAGTTAGCTATAGATAAGGGAAAGCTCATTACCAAAGTAAACGACCTTACCGCTCAATTGATCGAGTCCAAGAACCTTGATACATTTGAGGCCATAGTAAATCAGCATGAAATTTTACTTTCAGAGGTATTAAACACTCCAACCATCAAGAAACAATTATTCCCAGACTACCCTCACAGTGTCAAAAGTCTAGGAGCGTGGGGCGGTGACTTTATATTGGCTACGGGAAGGCAAGAAGATATGGATTACTTCAGCAGAAAGGGATATGCTACTGTTATTCCCTATTCCAAAATAATTCTATAA
- a CDS encoding hydroxymethylglutaryl-CoA reductase, degradative: MKKPIAGFSKLSKSEKIEWIATNYTQNPAQSKKILETYWNADSQLQQLHDEFIENTISNFYMPMGIAPNFLINDKLYAIPMAIEESSVVAAASKAAKFWGSRGGFKTKVIGTEKVGQVHFIFKGNYSKMESFFIKIRSRLISDAKHLTDSMEKRGGGISQIELRDKTNDLEGYYQLHCTFETQDAMGANFINSCLEQFAATLKTEALTYSGFSEQEKQIEVVMSILSNYVPNCLVKAEVSCPIDQLNISKEISPKDFAEKMVRAVEIAKVEPYRAVTHNKGIMNGIDAVVLATGNDFRAIEAGAHAYAAKSGTYGSLTHAKIEGGIFHFWIEIPLALGTVGGLTKLHPLVKLNLEILQNPSAKELMQIMAVAGLAQNFAAVSSLVTTGIQKGHMKMHLMNILNQHAATEQEKEALVEHFKTHMVTHRGVLNALENLRK; encoded by the coding sequence ATGAAGAAGCCTATTGCTGGTTTTTCCAAGCTTTCCAAATCAGAAAAAATCGAATGGATCGCTACCAACTACACACAAAACCCCGCACAATCCAAAAAAATTCTTGAAACGTATTGGAATGCCGATTCCCAGTTGCAGCAGCTTCATGATGAGTTTATAGAAAATACAATCAGTAATTTTTATATGCCGATGGGAATCGCCCCGAATTTCCTGATTAATGACAAACTATATGCCATTCCCATGGCCATTGAAGAGAGTTCAGTGGTTGCCGCGGCCAGTAAAGCAGCCAAGTTTTGGGGCAGTAGGGGCGGATTTAAAACCAAAGTCATAGGTACCGAAAAAGTTGGGCAGGTCCACTTTATTTTCAAAGGGAATTATTCCAAAATGGAATCCTTTTTTATAAAAATAAGGTCAAGATTGATATCCGATGCAAAGCATCTAACGGATAGTATGGAAAAGCGTGGTGGTGGAATCTCACAAATAGAGTTACGGGATAAAACCAATGATTTGGAAGGTTACTACCAGTTACATTGTACGTTTGAAACCCAAGATGCCATGGGAGCCAACTTCATCAATAGTTGTTTGGAGCAATTTGCGGCAACCCTTAAAACCGAAGCCTTGACCTACTCCGGTTTTTCCGAGCAGGAGAAACAGATTGAAGTTGTTATGAGCATTCTTTCCAACTATGTGCCCAATTGCCTAGTAAAAGCAGAAGTCAGTTGCCCTATTGACCAACTGAACATCTCAAAAGAAATATCACCGAAGGATTTTGCGGAAAAAATGGTTAGGGCGGTAGAAATTGCCAAAGTGGAGCCATACCGGGCTGTAACCCACAACAAAGGCATCATGAACGGAATCGATGCGGTTGTTTTGGCCACGGGTAATGATTTTAGGGCCATTGAGGCAGGGGCACATGCCTATGCCGCAAAAAGTGGAACTTACGGCAGTCTTACCCATGCCAAAATTGAAGGTGGTATATTCCATTTCTGGATTGAGATTCCACTTGCACTTGGAACCGTGGGCGGACTAACAAAGCTCCATCCATTGGTAAAGCTGAACCTGGAAATATTACAAAATCCCTCTGCAAAAGAATTAATGCAAATTATGGCCGTGGCCGGTCTGGCGCAAAATTTTGCGGCCGTTAGTTCTTTGGTAACTACAGGTATTCAAAAGGGGCACATGAAAATGCACCTAATGAATATCCTGAACCAACACGCCGCTACAGAACAGGAGAAAGAGGCTCTTGTAGAACACTTTAAGACCCATATGGTTACCCATAGGGGTGTTTTGAACGCCCTAGAAAACCTTCGGAAATAG
- a CDS encoding peptidylprolyl isomerase produces the protein MAVLENIRKRTTVLILIIGLALFAFVISGVFTSSNFGAGGKMGSSVGEINGNEISIDEFRQRVETATQRMGPTVSSMQTMNQVWDQEVRRSILEEQFEDLGIGIEQDQIVDFLRTTGYAQNPEFQNENGVFDPNRFRSTVLDWKNNNPAQYEFWLQTENEIIQMAKEQTYFDLIKAGVGATLKEGEFDYKLANEKMDIRYVRVPYSSIPDSTITVTKSEISDYVNDHKEDYKQDPARDIQFVYFNEKPSDADDAAVKEEITKLLDDTVEYNAQTDRNDTISGFRNTDDMEAFLDRHSDVKFDTIYKAKKNLPPSVADTLMTLNVGEIYGPYKDAGAYKISKMMGRRPNGSVKASHILIAYEGATRANPEVTRTKEEAEKEANRLLAEAKKSGVVFAELARDNSDGPSAPNGGDLGYFQEGTMVPKFNDFAFGNPVGTIGLVETDFGFHVIKVDDKEDLVQIATLSREVEPSEETTNMLFTDATKFEMETIADEGSFSEIAKKSEYLVRPVNKIKQLDENLPGLGAQRGIVQWAFNEDTEVGDIKRFNINDGYAVVQLTGIYKEGLMSAEDASATVLPIIRKERKAAQIIAANQGKAMDAIASDNNTTVSTASALTVKSPTIPGAGSEPIVVGTAYGMKEGETSGLLEGNTGVFKIEVTKRTEAPKLDNYATYANTLRTNAGNRVNSEVYNALKESSEIEDKRANFY, from the coding sequence ATGGCAGTTTTAGAAAATATTAGAAAGCGAACCACAGTTTTGATACTGATTATTGGTCTGGCCCTTTTCGCCTTTGTGATTTCGGGTGTATTTACAAGCAGCAATTTTGGTGCAGGTGGAAAAATGGGTTCTTCCGTTGGGGAAATTAACGGCAATGAAATTTCCATTGATGAATTTAGACAAAGGGTGGAAACCGCCACACAGCGAATGGGACCTACGGTTTCTTCCATGCAGACGATGAACCAGGTTTGGGACCAAGAGGTTCGAAGAAGTATCTTGGAAGAACAGTTTGAGGATTTGGGTATCGGTATAGAACAAGATCAAATCGTAGATTTTCTTAGAACTACGGGATACGCCCAAAACCCCGAATTTCAGAATGAGAACGGAGTTTTTGATCCCAATAGATTTAGATCTACGGTTTTGGACTGGAAAAATAACAATCCTGCCCAGTACGAATTTTGGCTTCAGACCGAAAATGAGATAATCCAAATGGCTAAGGAGCAAACCTATTTTGACCTTATCAAGGCAGGGGTAGGCGCTACTTTAAAGGAAGGGGAATTCGATTATAAGCTGGCCAACGAAAAAATGGATATCAGGTACGTTAGGGTACCCTATTCGTCCATTCCGGACAGTACGATAACTGTTACAAAAAGTGAGATTTCCGATTATGTAAACGACCATAAGGAAGACTATAAACAAGACCCTGCAAGGGATATACAATTTGTCTATTTCAATGAAAAACCTTCCGACGCTGATGATGCCGCCGTGAAGGAAGAAATTACAAAATTGTTGGACGACACGGTGGAATATAATGCGCAGACCGATAGGAACGATACCATATCCGGATTTAGAAATACCGATGATATGGAGGCTTTCTTGGATAGGCATTCCGATGTTAAGTTCGATACTATATACAAGGCAAAGAAAAATCTTCCTCCAAGCGTAGCGGATACCTTAATGACATTGAACGTAGGCGAGATTTATGGTCCTTACAAAGATGCAGGTGCGTACAAGATTTCAAAAATGATGGGCAGAAGACCTAACGGTTCCGTTAAGGCAAGTCATATTTTGATTGCCTATGAGGGAGCTACCAGAGCGAATCCTGAGGTTACAAGAACGAAGGAGGAGGCAGAAAAAGAAGCGAATAGATTATTGGCAGAAGCTAAAAAATCCGGAGTAGTATTTGCAGAATTGGCCAGGGACAACTCTGACGGACCATCTGCTCCAAATGGAGGGGATTTAGGATATTTCCAAGAAGGTACCATGGTTCCCAAGTTTAATGATTTTGCTTTTGGAAATCCGGTAGGTACTATAGGATTGGTTGAAACTGATTTTGGTTTTCATGTCATCAAGGTGGATGACAAGGAAGATTTGGTGCAAATTGCTACGCTGTCCAGGGAAGTTGAACCATCTGAGGAAACTACGAATATGTTGTTTACTGATGCAACAAAATTTGAAATGGAGACCATAGCAGATGAAGGTTCTTTTTCTGAAATAGCAAAAAAGAGCGAATATCTAGTGAGACCGGTCAATAAAATAAAACAATTGGACGAAAACCTTCCGGGCCTAGGAGCACAAAGAGGAATAGTTCAATGGGCCTTCAACGAAGATACAGAGGTCGGGGATATTAAGCGTTTTAATATAAACGATGGGTATGCGGTTGTACAATTAACCGGAATCTATAAAGAAGGTCTTATGAGTGCAGAGGATGCATCCGCAACGGTATTACCGATCATTAGAAAGGAAAGAAAAGCTGCACAGATTATTGCTGCAAACCAAGGAAAAGCTATGGATGCGATTGCTTCGGATAATAATACGACGGTTTCTACCGCAAGTGCATTAACGGTAAAATCCCCAACAATTCCCGGTGCAGGTAGCGAACCTATTGTGGTGGGCACAGCATATGGAATGAAAGAAGGTGAGACTTCAGGCCTATTGGAAGGAAATACCGGTGTTTTCAAAATTGAAGTAACCAAAAGAACGGAAGCTCCAAAATTGGATAATTATGCTACCTATGCAAATACCTTGAGAACCAACGCTGGTAACAGGGTAAATTCAGAAGTGTACAATGCACTTAAGGAATCTTCAGAAATTGAGGATAAAAGAGCTAATTTTTACTAG
- a CDS encoding hemolysin family protein, translated as MDSSLVIIVLSLVFSAFFSGMEIAFVSANKIHIEIEKKQAGFLAKVLTRLTKRPSKFIATMLIGNNIALVVYGLFMGEILMNWFLGMNPKNEILRVLLTDFSLLSQTIISTLVILITAEFLPKVLFQIYANSLLKLLAIPAYLFYLVFSLISDFVIYVSDFILKYIFRTSGDEVQLAFTKLELGDYITEQMETVEEEDEVDSEIQIFQNALEFAEVKAREVMVPRTEIMAVELHETPKNLAKLFSETGYSKILVFKDTIDNVIGYVHSYELFKKPKTIKSILLPVEFVPETMLIQDILNVLIKKRKSIAVVLDEYGGTSGLMTVEDIVEELFGEIEDEHDTTDLREEQIDERHFLFSARLEVDYINENYKLDLPIGDEFETLGGLLVHRVGEIPEKDSEIVIDHFRFTILEVSNTKIDLVSLELLEEE; from the coding sequence GTGGATAGTAGTCTTGTTATTATTGTTCTTTCCCTAGTTTTTTCCGCTTTTTTTTCCGGAATGGAAATTGCATTTGTTTCCGCCAACAAAATCCATATTGAAATAGAGAAAAAGCAGGCCGGTTTTTTAGCCAAGGTACTTACAAGACTGACCAAAAGACCCTCCAAGTTTATTGCGACCATGCTCATTGGTAACAACATAGCCCTTGTGGTATATGGTCTTTTTATGGGAGAGATACTCATGAATTGGTTTTTGGGCATGAATCCTAAAAATGAGATTTTAAGGGTGTTGTTGACGGATTTCAGTCTATTGTCACAGACCATTATTTCAACGCTGGTCATCCTTATTACCGCTGAGTTTTTACCCAAGGTGTTGTTTCAGATTTATGCCAATAGTCTTTTAAAATTATTGGCCATTCCTGCCTATCTATTTTATTTGGTATTCAGCCTTATTTCTGATTTTGTTATCTATGTTTCGGACTTCATTTTAAAATATATCTTTCGCACCTCGGGAGATGAAGTGCAGCTAGCCTTTACCAAGTTGGAATTGGGGGATTATATTACAGAGCAAATGGAAACGGTTGAGGAAGAGGATGAAGTGGATTCCGAAATCCAGATTTTTCAGAATGCCCTGGAGTTTGCAGAGGTGAAGGCCAGAGAGGTCATGGTTCCTCGAACCGAAATAATGGCTGTGGAACTGCATGAAACACCTAAAAACTTGGCCAAATTGTTTTCGGAGACTGGCTATTCCAAAATATTGGTTTTTAAGGATACCATTGATAATGTGATAGGGTATGTGCACTCCTATGAACTTTTTAAAAAACCAAAAACCATTAAGAGCATACTTCTGCCCGTGGAGTTTGTTCCAGAAACCATGCTTATTCAGGATATTCTAAATGTCCTCATAAAAAAAAGGAAAAGTATTGCCGTGGTGCTGGACGAATATGGTGGAACTTCTGGACTTATGACCGTAGAGGATATTGTAGAGGAACTTTTTGGGGAAATCGAGGATGAACATGATACCACGGACTTGCGGGAGGAACAGATTGACGAACGTCATTTTCTCTTTTCCGCACGGCTAGAAGTGGATTATATTAACGAAAATTACAAATTGGACCTTCCCATTGGTGATGAATTCGAGACTCTTGGAGGTCTTTTGGTCCATCGTGTGGGTGAAATTCCGGAGAAGGATTCAGAAATAGTGATAGACCATTTTAGGTTTACTATTTTGGAGGTTTCCAATACCAAGATAGACTTGGTTTCCTTAGAACTTTTAGAAGAAGAATAG
- a CDS encoding S9 family peptidase: MRKLYILALCLISFQSAILAQQKKVTVEEIYSGTFSTQGLDVLRSMNNGKQYTVLNFDRNTGISTIDKYDYKTLEKLETIVSSADLEGVPYFSSYEFSKDESKVLLATEVESIFRRSTLGVFYVFDIASKKLTKISDDKIQEPTLSPNGKQVAFVKNNNLYIMDLGNGETVQVTRDGEKNKIINGVTDWVYEEEFAFVRAFEWNSDGTKIAFLRFDETNVPEFSMDMYGTEKYPSQNVFKYPKAGEDNAIVSLHLLDVKSWAISKVDLGDAYYIPRIKWMNNPNYLSVQTINRHQNDLRLQEVNANTNAVKLLLEETDDAYVDITDNLTFLADDSFIWTSENDGWNHIYLYNSDGELMNQITKGDWEVTAYYGYDQNEDKIYYQSTENGSINRGIYSVESNGKNKKDLAVANGTNSASFSADFSYFINTFSNAVTPPVYTLHKALSGKEIKKIKDNTALLEKLKGYEISPKEFSTININGNDLNMYMIKPKDFDASKKYPLLMYQYSGPGSQSVSNTWMNARDYWHQVLVADGYIVACVDGRGTGFKGSDFKKVTYLNLVKYETEDQIAAAKKLSERPYIDENRTGIWGWSFGGHMATNCLLKGNDTFEMAIAVAPVTSWRFYDTIYTERFMRTPEENPSGYDDNSPFNYPELLKGEFLLIHGSGDDNVHVQNTMRMVEALVQANKQFEWGIYPDKNHGIYGGNTRIHLFNKMTNFVKENL; this comes from the coding sequence ATGCGAAAATTATACATTCTAGCGCTCTGCTTGATTAGTTTTCAGTCCGCGATTCTCGCCCAACAAAAAAAGGTTACCGTAGAGGAAATTTATTCGGGAACATTCAGTACTCAGGGTCTTGATGTGCTTCGTTCCATGAACAATGGGAAACAATACACCGTTTTAAACTTTGACCGAAATACTGGAATATCCACCATAGACAAGTATGATTATAAAACACTGGAAAAGTTGGAGACCATAGTTTCTTCGGCGGACTTAGAAGGTGTTCCCTATTTTTCCTCCTATGAGTTTAGTAAGGATGAGTCCAAGGTATTGTTGGCCACCGAAGTAGAATCCATTTTTAGGAGGTCTACCCTTGGTGTTTTTTATGTGTTTGATATTGCTTCCAAGAAGTTAACCAAGATTAGCGATGATAAAATCCAGGAACCGACTTTATCCCCAAATGGTAAACAAGTTGCCTTTGTAAAAAACAACAACCTATACATTATGGACTTGGGAAATGGTGAGACTGTTCAAGTTACACGGGATGGGGAGAAAAATAAAATCATTAATGGAGTAACCGATTGGGTATACGAGGAAGAATTTGCTTTTGTTAGGGCTTTTGAATGGAACAGTGATGGGACAAAAATTGCGTTTTTGAGGTTTGATGAAACCAATGTACCAGAATTTTCTATGGACATGTACGGTACAGAAAAATATCCTTCCCAAAACGTGTTTAAATACCCAAAGGCCGGAGAGGACAATGCGATAGTAAGTCTTCATCTATTGGATGTGAAAAGTTGGGCTATTTCCAAGGTAGATTTGGGAGATGCATATTATATCCCTAGGATAAAATGGATGAACAACCCAAATTATCTGAGTGTGCAAACCATAAATAGGCATCAAAACGATTTAAGACTTCAAGAGGTAAACGCAAATACCAACGCGGTAAAATTACTTTTGGAAGAAACCGATGATGCCTACGTGGATATTACGGACAACCTTACTTTTTTGGCTGATGATAGTTTCATCTGGACCAGTGAAAATGATGGTTGGAACCATATTTATCTTTATAATTCCGATGGGGAATTGATGAACCAAATTACTAAAGGAGATTGGGAAGTAACCGCATACTATGGTTATGATCAAAACGAGGATAAGATTTATTATCAATCCACGGAAAACGGCTCAATAAATCGGGGAATATATAGTGTGGAGAGTAACGGCAAAAACAAAAAGGATTTGGCCGTGGCCAATGGGACCAATAGTGCTTCTTTCAGTGCAGATTTTAGCTACTTCATCAATACATTTTCTAATGCTGTCACGCCACCGGTGTATACGCTTCACAAAGCCCTATCAGGAAAGGAAATCAAGAAAATAAAAGATAACACCGCTTTGTTGGAAAAGTTGAAGGGGTATGAAATCAGTCCAAAGGAATTTTCTACCATCAATATCAACGGGAATGATTTAAATATGTATATGATAAAGCCCAAGGATTTTGACGCTTCCAAAAAGTATCCTTTGCTCATGTACCAGTACAGTGGTCCAGGTTCCCAAAGTGTTAGCAATACTTGGATGAATGCCAGGGACTATTGGCACCAAGTTTTAGTGGCGGACGGTTACATTGTGGCCTGCGTGGACGGTAGGGGAACAGGATTCAAGGGAAGCGACTTTAAAAAGGTAACCTATCTAAATTTGGTAAAGTATGAAACGGAGGACCAGATTGCAGCGGCCAAAAAGTTAAGCGAGAGGCCCTACATTGATGAAAACAGAACAGGAATTTGGGGATGGAGTTTTGGAGGTCATATGGCCACAAATTGCTTGCTTAAAGGAAATGACACCTTTGAAATGGCCATTGCGGTGGCACCTGTTACCTCATGGAGATTTTATGATACAATCTACACAGAGCGTTTTATGCGCACACCGGAAGAGAATCCAAGCGGTTATGACGATAACTCACCCTTTAATTACCCTGAATTGTTAAAAGGGGAATTTTTGTTGATCCATGGCTCAGGGGATGATAACGTACATGTACAAAACACGATGAGAATGGTGGAGGCGCTTGTTCAGGCCAACAAACAGTTTGAATGGGGTATTTATCCGGACAAGAACCACGGTATTTACGGCGGAAATACCAGAATTCATCTATTCAACAAAATGACCAATTTCGTAAAGGAAAACTTATAA
- a CDS encoding peptide MFS transporter encodes MAYAKPAHKKELFGHPVGLYILFFTEMWERFSYYGMRALFTLFLVAETTSSNAGFGWSNDQALALYGWYTMLVYVSSIPGGWIADRLLGQKKTVMLGGVLLCIGHAVLALNSETTFYIGCLFIILGVGCLKPNISSMVGGLYKAKDERRDLGFYIFYMGINIGGFLAPILCGYVGENINWHYGFGLAAIGMFLGQAVYIWGQKYLKNVGNLISRKNEKDREILDRPLTKIEKDRIKVLLISFLLIILFWAAFEQAGGLMNLYASQKTDRNFFGLFEIPASVFQSVNSFFIITLATAVGAFWLKWRKKGRESSSMFKIAVGLIIMALGFGFMSAASLEYEANGSSAMYWLILAYLLHTIGELCASPVSLSYITKLAPLKYASIIMGLYWAATGLGNKVAGLIGQASQELGEFEIFTGIAVIWSLIGVLVIVMLKPLKRLAHGAEDGESKISDEEAEDFELADH; translated from the coding sequence ATGGCATACGCTAAACCTGCACACAAGAAAGAATTATTCGGGCATCCGGTTGGACTTTATATCCTTTTTTTCACCGAAATGTGGGAACGTTTTTCATATTATGGAATGAGGGCTTTGTTCACATTGTTTTTAGTGGCTGAGACCACTTCCAGCAATGCTGGTTTTGGTTGGTCAAATGATCAGGCTTTGGCATTATATGGATGGTATACAATGTTGGTTTATGTCTCTTCCATTCCTGGTGGATGGATTGCCGACAGGTTATTAGGGCAAAAAAAAACAGTAATGTTAGGGGGAGTTCTGTTGTGTATAGGGCACGCGGTGCTTGCATTAAATTCTGAAACAACATTTTACATAGGTTGTCTATTCATAATTTTGGGAGTAGGCTGTTTAAAGCCTAATATATCTTCTATGGTGGGGGGTCTTTATAAGGCTAAAGATGAACGTAGAGATCTTGGATTTTACATCTTTTATATGGGAATCAACATTGGAGGCTTTTTGGCTCCAATTTTATGTGGATATGTTGGAGAGAACATTAATTGGCATTATGGGTTTGGTTTAGCTGCCATTGGGATGTTTTTGGGCCAGGCAGTCTACATATGGGGACAAAAGTATTTGAAGAATGTTGGAAATCTCATAAGTAGGAAAAATGAAAAGGACCGTGAAATTTTGGATAGACCATTGACAAAAATAGAGAAGGACCGTATAAAGGTATTGTTGATTTCATTTTTGTTGATTATCCTTTTTTGGGCGGCTTTTGAACAGGCAGGTGGACTTATGAATCTCTATGCCTCCCAAAAAACTGATAGGAACTTTTTTGGTCTTTTTGAAATCCCGGCTTCTGTTTTTCAATCCGTAAATTCATTTTTTATAATTACTCTTGCTACAGCTGTAGGAGCATTTTGGTTGAAGTGGAGAAAAAAGGGAAGGGAATCCTCCTCTATGTTTAAAATTGCCGTAGGGTTAATAATTATGGCTTTGGGATTTGGCTTTATGAGTGCCGCTTCGTTAGAATATGAAGCCAATGGGTCCTCTGCCATGTACTGGTTAATTTTAGCTTATCTTTTACATACCATTGGAGAACTCTGCGCCTCACCTGTATCTTTATCCTATATTACTAAGTTAGCTCCTCTAAAATATGCATCCATCATTATGGGATTGTATTGGGCGGCCACAGGATTGGGTAATAAAGTTGCCGGTTTAATAGGTCAGGCATCGCAGGAGCTCGGAGAATTTGAAATATTTACAGGCATAGCCG